The proteins below come from a single Capricornis sumatraensis isolate serow.1 chromosome 14, serow.2, whole genome shotgun sequence genomic window:
- the RSC1A1 gene encoding regulatory solute carrier protein family 1 member 1, which produces MSSLPTSDGFNHQAHPPGLSPEIGNPASLAHSVSASVSPIQPSDPDSIEPKAVKALKASAEFQITSEQKEHLPPQDLSDCAPSADSAPANQRPAMPLQNSLEEAIVADHLEKSAERSTQGLKSHLHTRQEASLSVTTTGMQEPQRLAGEKGWHPEYQDPSQVSGLQQHEEPRNEQHEVIQQSASHDQDQLCHAGDLELLGERQQSSADLEAAMKGDRLQQNVDLPGTGDALPSRCLGCSNSETLMEVDVVEQSLVAVLNSGGQNTNVKNIGASDLILDNPLMEVETSKYNPSSEISSNSISTQDLQLLESNVEMSETSKECGDHPSSLVSLCGSCQPSVESTEESCSSITAALKELHELLVISSKPASENTSEEGICQSETVIEGQTGIKDLSERWTQNEHHRATQSEQCSQASCHQAVSVSVKTEESPDTSAAGGVEDVDTNLRGPGDGLLTDKEGVPKPKESVNKSSSVTVASAEASNQLHCTLGVEISPRLLADEENTLDLTSEQTESSSPACILVKDLGQGTQNPVTDRPEAEEHVCPEAAGQLLEFEPSTSHPSPSPSFLAPLIFPAADIDRILHAGFTLQEALGALHQVGGNADLALLVLLAKNIVVPT; this is translated from the coding sequence ATGTCATCATTACCAACTTCAGATGGATTTAACCATCAAGCCCATCCTCCAGGACTGAGTCCTGAGATTGGTAATCCTGCAAGTCTTGCTCACTCTGTCTCTGCTTCAGTCAGCCCTATCCAGCCCAGTGACCCAGACAGCATTGAACCTAAAGCTGTGAAGGCTTTGAAGGCTTCAGCTGAATTCCAGATAACCTCTGAGCAGAAAGAACATcttcctccacaggatctttctGACTGTGCTCCTTCAGCAGACAGTGCTCCAGCAAACCAGAGGCCAGCTATGCCTTTGCAGAATTCACTTGAAGAAGCCATTGTTGCAGACCATCTAGAGAAATCTGCTGAAAGAAGCACCCAGGGCCTCAAATCTCATCTCCACACAAGACAGGAAGCTAGTTTATCTGTCACAACTACTGGGATGCAAGAACCGCAGAGGCTCGCGGGGGAGAAAGGTTGGCACCCAGAATATCAGGACCCAAGTCAGGTGAGTGGCCTTCAGCAGCATGAAGAACCAAGGAATGAACAGCATGAGGTTATACAACAGAGTGCTTCACATGACCAGGACCAGCTTTGTCACGCAGGGGACCTTGAACTTCTTGGAGAAAGGCAACAAAGCAGTGCTGATTTAGAAGCTGCAATGAAAGGAGACAGGCTACAACAAAATGTGGACCTTCCGGGTACAGGGGATGCTCTACCTTCAAGATGCCTTGGCTGCTCAAATTCAGAAACACTTATGGAAGTAGATGTTGTCGAACAATCCCTAGTTGCTGTGCTGAATTCAGGAGGTCAGAATACCAATGTCAAGAACATTGGTGCTTCTGATCTCATCTTAGATAATCCCTTGATGGAAGTAGAAACATCAAAATATAacccttcctctgaaatttcgAGTAATTCCATTTCTACTCAGGATTTACAGCTTCTAGAAAGTAATGTTGAAATGTCTGAAACAAGTAAAGAATGCGGGGATCACCCTTCCTCTTTAGTAAGTCTCTGTGGCAGTTGTCAGCCCTCTGTAGAGTCAACAGAGGAATCTTGCTCATCCATAACGGCAGCCTTGAAGGAACTTCATGAACTTTTGGTCATTAGTAGTAAACCAGCTTCAGAAAACACATCTGAAGAAGGTATCTGTCAATCAGAGACAGTAATTGAGGGCCAAACAGGTATTAAGGACCTTTCTGAAAGATGGACACAAAATGAACATCATAGAGCAACCCAGAGTGAGCAGTGTTCACAGGCCTCCTGTCATCAGGCCGTATCTGTATCAGTGAAGACAGAAGAATCACCAGACACTTCGGCTGCTGGTGGAGTGGAAGATGTAGACACTAACTTGAGGGGTCCAGGTGATGGCCTGTTAACTGATAAGGAAGGTGTCCCCAAGCCCAAGGAGTCAGTAAACAAGAGTAGTTCTGTTACTGTAGCCTCAGCAGAAGCGTCTAATCAACTACATTGCACCTTAGGTGTAGAGATTTCACCCAGACTGTTGGCAGATGAGGAGAATACGCTCGATCTGACTTCTGAGCAAACTGAGTCCTCGTCACCCGCTTGCATCCTGGTTAAAGATTTGGGTCAGGGCACACAGAATCCAGTGACAGACAGGCCTGAGGCCGAGGAACATGTCTGTCCTGAAGCTGCAGGGCAACTTCTAGAATTTGAACCATCTACCAGCCATCCGTCACCAAGTCCCTCCTTTCTTGCACCGTTAATTTTTCCTGCTGCAGACATTGACCGGATTCTCCATGCCGGCTTTACTTTGCAGGAAGCTCTTGGGGCTTTGCATCAAGTTGGCGGAAATGCAGACCTTGCACTTCTTGTCTTGCTAGCAAAGAACATTGTAGTTCCTACGTAA